The Sinorhizobium meliloti genome includes a window with the following:
- a CDS encoding mechanosensitive ion channel domain-containing protein translates to MERRDKEQENLSRLEQAAQQTADPKTMQQKAKRPEEKFRFSLRKKDVWWTVGLAAAALLLFGIQVLINWRLDWLDAPLRLRVMNYVKGGLLIFIMLTVANVIEVFLIGRIPNRVSRFNLKRIFRLVVVVAIVFVAISVLFVNWYAAFVSLGLISLILGFALQMPISSFIAWIYILARAPYRVGDRIRIGDAHGDVIDVSYLDTTLWEFGGEYLWTDHPSGRIIKFPNSTVFDTPVFNYSWPLFPYVWNEIKFQLAYESDLEFVARTMREVVEEQVGDIMSQKVKIYKHILSNTPVDELEVKEHPVVHFRVSENTWLEAIVRYLVPPKEAGRTKTRLIKEMLARMNAEPDRVLFPKSNLR, encoded by the coding sequence ATGGAACGACGCGACAAGGAACAGGAGAACCTTTCCCGGCTCGAACAGGCCGCGCAACAGACTGCTGATCCAAAAACTATGCAACAGAAGGCGAAAAGGCCCGAGGAAAAATTCCGCTTCAGTCTTCGCAAGAAAGACGTCTGGTGGACGGTTGGCTTGGCTGCCGCTGCCTTGCTGCTTTTTGGCATCCAAGTCCTGATTAATTGGCGCTTGGATTGGCTTGACGCGCCCTTGCGCCTCCGCGTGATGAACTATGTTAAGGGCGGCCTTCTCATCTTTATTATGCTTACCGTTGCGAATGTTATTGAAGTCTTTCTTATTGGCCGAATTCCCAATCGTGTCTCGCGTTTCAACCTGAAACGTATTTTTCGGTTGGTCGTCGTGGTTGCCATCGTCTTCGTGGCGATTTCGGTCTTATTTGTAAATTGGTACGCAGCGTTCGTTTCGCTCGGCCTGATTTCCCTGATTCTTGGCTTTGCGCTGCAAATGCCGATCTCCAGTTTCATCGCGTGGATCTATATCCTGGCCAGGGCGCCTTATCGCGTTGGCGATCGAATTCGCATCGGCGATGCCCATGGCGATGTCATTGACGTCAGCTATCTCGATACGACGCTGTGGGAATTCGGCGGCGAGTACCTTTGGACCGATCATCCGAGCGGACGCATCATCAAGTTTCCGAACTCAACCGTGTTTGACACGCCGGTCTTCAACTATTCCTGGCCGCTGTTTCCCTACGTCTGGAACGAAATCAAGTTCCAGCTCGCCTATGAGAGCGATCTGGAGTTTGTGGCGCGGACCATGAGAGAGGTCGTGGAAGAGCAGGTCGGCGACATCATGAGCCAGAAGGTGAAGATATATAAGCACATCCTATCGAATACGCCGGTGGACGAGCTCGAAGTGAAGGAGCATCCCGTGGTTCATTTTCGCGTCAGCGAAAACACCTGGCTCGAGGCCATCGTACGTTATCTTGTGCCGCCGAAGGAAGCGGGGCGCACCAAAACACGCTTGATCAAGGAAATGCTGGCGCGAATGAACGCAGAGCCCGATCGCGTGCTGTTTCCGAAGAGCAATTTGAGGTGA
- a CDS encoding PhzF family phenazine biosynthesis protein, whose protein sequence is MVELIAGLIDVFADVPLTGNPLAVVQDADGLTDDQMRRIAGEFNQAETTFLMRSTRADWKLRSFTASGAEVFGAGHNALGAWLWLAENGDLGSLTAARTFQQEIGRDVLPIELESVGGRIHGRMRQMPLRLSNPLDDVAPLADALGLDPRDILPEPPARPADTGATHLMVRVLNVDSVDRALPVADKLLAVLEKTPAEGCYIYALDADAPDTAYARFFNPSVGLWEDAATGTAAGPLAAYLAATGNLTNNELVIEQGTKMGRRSILRIRLAPLPELSGAGIVVVKGVIRL, encoded by the coding sequence ATGGTAGAACTGATCGCAGGTCTCATCGATGTATTTGCGGATGTGCCGCTGACGGGGAATCCGCTGGCCGTGGTACAGGACGCGGACGGCCTGACGGATGACCAGATGCGACGGATCGCAGGCGAGTTCAATCAAGCCGAAACCACATTCCTCATGCGGAGCACACGGGCGGACTGGAAACTGCGATCATTCACTGCGAGCGGTGCAGAGGTGTTCGGTGCGGGTCACAATGCACTTGGGGCGTGGCTCTGGCTCGCAGAGAATGGCGACCTCGGTTCGCTGACCGCGGCCCGAACCTTTCAGCAGGAGATCGGTAGAGATGTTCTGCCGATTGAGCTCGAGTCGGTCGGCGGTCGCATCCACGGCCGCATGCGCCAGATGCCTTTGCGCTTGTCGAATCCGCTGGACGACGTCGCGCCTCTGGCTGACGCCCTCGGCCTCGATCCCAGAGACATTTTGCCCGAACCGCCTGCACGTCCGGCCGATACCGGAGCCACGCACCTTATGGTGCGCGTCCTGAATGTGGATTCCGTGGACAGAGCGCTGCCGGTCGCCGACAAATTGCTCGCCGTTCTTGAGAAGACGCCTGCGGAGGGCTGCTACATCTATGCCCTCGATGCTGATGCGCCGGATACCGCTTACGCTCGGTTTTTCAATCCCTCCGTCGGCCTCTGGGAGGATGCTGCAACGGGGACCGCAGCCGGCCCTCTGGCGGCCTATCTTGCCGCCACGGGAAACCTCACGAACAACGAACTGGTAATCGAGCAAGGCACCAAAATGGGCCGCCGGAGCATTCTGCGTATCCGACTTGCTCCCCTGCCGGAACTCTCCGGGGCCGGGATCGTCGTGGTCAAAGGAGTGATCCGGCTTTAG
- a CDS encoding GYD domain-containing protein, which translates to MAMYLTRFSYTPETWARMIENPEDRREAARAYIESVGGKLHGFWYAFGEHDGWNLWEAPDNVSMAAVALAIGAGGALSSIETTVLLSVEDTMGALGKAKSISYRPPGS; encoded by the coding sequence ATGGCCATGTATCTCACGCGCTTCAGCTACACGCCCGAGACATGGGCGCGAATGATTGAAAACCCCGAAGATCGCCGTGAGGCGGCACGTGCGTATATAGAATCCGTAGGCGGAAAGCTCCATGGGTTCTGGTACGCCTTTGGTGAGCATGATGGTTGGAATCTGTGGGAGGCGCCTGACAACGTATCGATGGCGGCTGTCGCCCTTGCCATCGGCGCAGGAGGCGCGCTCAGCTCTATCGAAACCACTGTCCTCCTCAGCGTTGAGGATACGATGGGAGCACTTGGAAAGGCAAAGTCGATTAGTTATCGTCCCCCCGGATCCTAG